The proteins below come from a single Nocardioides eburneiflavus genomic window:
- a CDS encoding SigE family RNA polymerase sigma factor: protein MPRTQEEFEEFAVARTPQLYRAAWLLCGDAHRAEDLVQEALAKVYVRWHRRLGGPVEHPVAYAHTTLTRTYLSAQRRRSNHEKPIEQLPERPEPGGDADTSLALQAALAQLVPLDRAVLVLRYLEDVSVADTASVLGVSQGAVRTRTMRALDRLRAVLGPSLRDLLEI from the coding sequence ATGCCCCGCACGCAGGAGGAGTTCGAGGAGTTCGCCGTTGCGCGGACGCCTCAGCTCTACCGTGCTGCCTGGCTGCTGTGCGGTGACGCCCACCGGGCCGAGGACCTCGTCCAGGAGGCTCTGGCCAAGGTCTACGTCCGGTGGCACCGTCGCCTGGGCGGACCGGTCGAGCACCCGGTCGCCTACGCCCACACGACGCTGACGCGCACCTACCTCAGCGCCCAGCGTCGTCGCAGCAACCACGAGAAGCCGATCGAGCAGCTGCCCGAGAGGCCCGAGCCGGGTGGGGACGCAGACACCTCGCTCGCCCTGCAGGCAGCACTCGCCCAACTGGTACCGCTGGACCGCGCGGTCCTGGTGCTGCGCTACCTCGAGGACGTGTCGGTCGCCGACACGGCGAGCGTCCTCGGGGTCAGTCAGGGCGCGGTCCGCACCCGGACCATGCGCGCCCTCGACCGTCTCCGTGCCGTGCTGGGCCCGTCCCTCCGCGACCTGCTCGAGATCTGA
- a CDS encoding RrF2 family transcriptional regulator: MRVSAKADYALRALIEIAVRSDGTAVSAEQLGKAQGIPHGFLQAILADLRRADVVVSQRGQSGGWRFARNPGTVTVADVIRAVDGPLVSVYGLRPESVEYDESARVLQHVWIAARSSLRGVFEQVTIQDLADGKLPQGVAALTEDEDAWQPH, from the coding sequence ATGCGCGTCTCCGCCAAAGCCGACTACGCCCTGCGGGCCCTGATCGAGATCGCGGTGCGCAGCGACGGAACGGCCGTCAGTGCGGAGCAGCTCGGCAAGGCGCAGGGGATCCCGCACGGCTTCCTCCAGGCCATCCTCGCCGACCTCCGCCGCGCCGATGTCGTGGTGTCGCAGCGCGGCCAGTCCGGCGGCTGGCGCTTCGCCCGCAACCCCGGGACCGTCACCGTCGCCGACGTGATCCGCGCGGTCGACGGCCCCCTGGTCTCCGTCTACGGCCTCCGGCCGGAGTCGGTCGAGTACGACGAGTCCGCCCGCGTCCTCCAGCACGTGTGGATCGCCGCCCGCAGCTCGTTGCGCGGCGTCTTCGAGCAGGTCACGATCCAGGACCTCGCCGACGGCAAGCTCCCCCAGGGTGTCGCGGCCCTCACCGAGGACGAGGACGCCTGGCAGCCCCACTAG